In a single window of the Scophthalmus maximus strain ysfricsl-2021 chromosome 18, ASM2237912v1, whole genome shotgun sequence genome:
- the insm1a gene encoding insulinoma-associated protein 1a, producing the protein MPRGFLVKRNRKTNPVSYRVRSDDEDAELTAADAPPPPPPSSSSSSFSAHLASVPVRARTPTPTCGAAAMAPERSARAVQFGNPEAVYQPLYSPTRPVSQDHDRSYRRFNLGSPVSAESFPTPAALTALDHLFAPVDLKIGSSNSSRTDTVAAAASAGTHPGAAGTKRPSGDAERKGKPPSKKTKAIRKLHFEDDVTTSPVLGLKIREAPVDHKPPRAPSAGGDNVPLGEFVCQLCREAYADPFSLAQHKCSRIIRVEYRCPECDKVFSCPANLASHRRWHKPKQQSGADSDKAAAASGRAAAPDDAKDSSDRDTPSPGPSESGSEEGLYDCHHCGKRFKRQAYLRKHLASQHGSPKREEEEEEAQEEEQRDARAAEPSAAPLNLSASGCHVCPVCGERFTSRGSQERHLRLLHSAQVFSCKYCPALFYSSPGLTRHINKCHPSENRQVILLQVPLRPAC; encoded by the coding sequence ATGCCCAGAGGATTCTTAGTGAAACGGAACAGGAAAACCAACCCGGTGTCGTACCGGGTTCGGTCTGACGACGAGGACGCGGAGCTCACAGCGGCAgacgcgccgccgccgccgccgccgtcctcctcctcctcctccttctccgcgCATCTCGCGTCCGTCCCGGTGCGCGCACGGACGCCGACGCCCACCTGCGGGGCGGCGGCGATGGCCCCGGAGCGCAGCGCCCGAGCGGTTCAGTTCGGGAACCCGGAGGCGGTGTACCAGCCGCTCTACAGCCCGACGCGCCCCGTCAGCCAGGACCACGACCGCTCCTACAGGCGCTTCAACCTCGGGTCCCCGGTCTCCGCGGAGTCGTTCCCCACACCGGCGGCGCTCACCGCCCTGGACCACCTCTTCGCCCCGGTGGACCTGAAGATCGGCTCCAGCAACAGCAGCCGCACCGACACCGTCGCGGCGGCTGCCTCCGCCGGGACGCACCCCGGCGCCGCCGGGACCAAGCGGCCGTCCGGCGACGCCGAGCGCAAAGGCAAACCGCCGTCCAAGAAAACCAAAGCTATCCGGAAACTGCACTTTGAGGATGACGTCACCACATCTCCGGTCCTCGGGCTCAAGATCCGGGAGGCGCCGGTGGACCACAAGCCGCCCCGCGCGCCGTCGGCCGGCGGAGACAACGTCCCGCTGGGCGAGTTCGTGTGCCAGCTGTGCCGCGAGGCGTACGCGGACCCGTTCTCTCTGGCGCAGCACAAGTGCTCCAGGATCATCCGGGTCGAGTACCGGTGTCCCGAGTGCGACAAGGTGTTCAGCTGCCCGGCCAACCTCGCCTCGCACCGGCGGTGGCACAAGCCGAAGCAGCAGAGCGGCGCGGACAGCGACAAGGCGGCGGCCGCGTCCGGTAGAGCGGCGGCGCCGGATGACGCGAAGGACTCCAGCGACAGGGACACGCCCAGCCCCGGGCCGTCCGAGTCCGGCTCCGAGGAGGGGCTGTACGACTGCCACCACTGCGGGAAAAGGTTCAAGCGCCAGGCCTACCTGCGGAAACACCTGGCGTCGCAGCACGGCTCCCCgaagcgggaggaggaggaggaggaggcgcaggaggaggagcagcgggaCGCGCGCGCCGCCGAGCCGAGCGCGGCGCCGCTCAACCTGAGCGCGTCCGGCTGCCACGTGTGTCCGGTGTGCGGGGAGAGGTTCACCAGCCGCGGCAGCCAGGAGCGGCACCTGCGCCTGCTGCACTCCGCACAGGTGTTCTCCTGCAAGTACTGCCCCGCCCTCTTCTACAGCTCCCCGGGACTCACCAGGCACATCAACAAGTGCCACCCGTCCGAGAACCGGCAGGTGATCCTGCTGCAGGTGCCGCTGCGCCCCGCCTGCTGA
- the LOC118290660 gene encoding bifunctional protein GlmU-like: MSSAGGGSALRVHAVRFGPGQELLGSLQAFVQERRLRAPFVLTCVGSVTKATLRLANATASNTNEVIQLSGRHEIVSLVGTLNPEAHLHVCLSDAEGRTVGGHVLGDLEVFTTAEVVVGEAVDLRFTRETDERTGFPELVVGPRTPTDEPA; encoded by the exons ATG aGTTCAGCGGGAGGGGGTTCGGCCCTGCGGGTCCACGCCGTCCGGTTCGGCCCGGGTCAAGAGCTGTTGGGATCTCTGCAGGCGTTCGTGCAGGAGCGGCGACTGCGAGCGCCGTTCGTCCTCACCTGCGTGGGCAGCGTCACCAAGGCGACGCTCCGGCTGGCGAACGCCACGGCGTCCAACACAAATGAG GTGATCCAGCTCAGCGGGCGCCACGAGATCGTGTCCCTGGTCGGCACGCTGAACCCCGAGGCCCACCTCCACGTCTGCCTGTCGGACGCTGAGGGCCGGACGGTCGGCGGCCACGTGCTCGGGGACCTGGAGGTGTTCACCACGGCCGAGGTGGTCGTCGGCGAGGCGGTCGACCTGCGCTTCACCCGGGAGACGGACGAGCGCACGGGTTTCCCCGAGCTCGTGGTCGGGCCGCGCACGCCGACGGACGAACCGGCATGA